A segment of the Candidatus Eisenbacteria bacterium genome:
TAGAATTCGGCCACTTCGCGCCTGCTCGAGTACACACCTTCGACGAGGACGACTCGATCAGGAGACACCTCGCACGAGTCCGTCAGACTGTCCTTGCCCCAGTCGTAGCGGTCGTACCGCGCACTCGCGCCGGTTCGAAGCGGGCGCAGGACTTGGTCGCGGAGCCGACACCAATCGAAGTCCCCACCGATCGGCTTCTCCGTGGGCGCGCCCGCAGGCCGGAGACCCGAGGGAAGAAAGAAGTCATCGACATGGATGGTTGACGCGGGCACTGCGGACTCGCTCAGGATCCTCCGGAGAGATTCGGCGAGGAATGTCTTGCCTGAACCGCCGGGACCGTCGATCGCGACGAGGACGATCTCCTTGTCGGCGTAGAGCGCGGCCAAGGTGGAC
Coding sequences within it:
- a CDS encoding uridine kinase encodes the protein MEYQQAPDIASTLAALYADKEIVLVAIDGPGGSGKTFLAESLRRILSESAVPASTIHVDDFFLPSGLRPAGAPTEKPIGGDFDWCRLRDQVLRPLRTGASARYDRYDWGKDSLTDSCEVSPDRVVLVEGVYSSRREVAEFYDLRIWVDCPRELRLLRGLERDGEAARRRWEEDWMPSEDRYMQEHRPQELADAIVHGVAV